From a region of the Catalinimonas alkaloidigena genome:
- a CDS encoding tail fiber domain-containing protein, producing MGNGAGVGSSGSNNIFLGNYSGRVTIGSLNTFLGNSTGWSTTTGDRNTFIGNVAGYNNTTASSNTFLGDGAGYRTTTGGYNTFIGQGASGNNTGGIYGTSVGYRAGESNTTGIANSFFGTVAGPDNTTGRYNAYFGYFSGQGSTTGSGNTFIGSYSRTNPNLSNASAIGYRAYVTASNALVLGSVSGTNGATANTNVGIGTTAPSYRLHVNANSAAKPGSSAWTVASDKRLKKDIRPFEEGLAVIDQIRPVRYRYNGKAGLSTDEEFVGIIAQEVQEVAPYMVGEWTYQDTTGAEETYLDYDANAMTYLLINAVKELKSQNEALQDELTALRQTLGLSPTTSAAVKARLWQNQPNPANGTTLIRYQVPASAQSAQLRVVSILGQEVFQQVTLDRGEGEISVEVGQLPSGTYLYQLIVDGRTVDTKKMILAH from the coding sequence ATGGGAAATGGAGCCGGTGTCGGAAGCAGCGGCAGCAACAATATTTTTCTTGGTAATTACTCGGGGCGCGTCACGATCGGTAGTTTGAACACCTTTCTGGGCAACTCTACCGGTTGGTCCACCACAACCGGAGACCGCAACACCTTTATCGGGAACGTAGCCGGCTACAACAACACAACAGCCAGCAGCAATACGTTCTTGGGTGATGGGGCGGGTTACCGAACTACTACCGGTGGGTACAATACATTCATTGGGCAAGGGGCCAGCGGGAACAATACCGGAGGCATATACGGTACCTCGGTCGGCTACAGAGCTGGAGAAAGCAACACGACCGGAATCGCCAACTCGTTCTTCGGCACCGTGGCTGGGCCAGATAACACAACGGGAAGATACAATGCCTATTTCGGCTATTTTTCTGGGCAAGGCAGTACCACGGGTTCAGGTAATACTTTTATAGGTTCGTATAGCCGTACCAATCCCAACTTGAGCAACGCCTCGGCCATCGGCTACCGTGCTTACGTCACCGCCAGCAACGCGCTGGTGCTCGGTTCCGTCTCCGGCACTAACGGGGCCACGGCTAACACCAACGTGGGCATCGGCACCACCGCTCCGTCGTACCGCCTGCACGTCAACGCCAACTCGGCGGCCAAACCAGGTTCCAGTGCCTGGACGGTGGCGTCCGACAAGCGCCTGAAAAAAGACATTCGTCCGTTCGAAGAAGGTCTGGCAGTGATCGACCAGATCCGTCCCGTCCGCTACCGGTACAACGGGAAGGCGGGGCTTTCTACCGACGAAGAGTTTGTCGGGATCATCGCCCAGGAGGTGCAGGAGGTGGCTCCGTACATGGTCGGCGAGTGGACTTACCAAGACACCACCGGCGCGGAAGAAACGTATCTCGACTACGACGCCAACGCCATGACCTACCTGCTGATCAATGCGGTAAAAGAGCTGAAATCACAGAACGAAGCGCTGCAAGACGAACTGACCGCCCTGCGCCAGACGTTAGGTCTTTCGCCCACAACGTCTGCTGCGGTGAAAGCCCGCCTATGGCAAAATCAACCTAATCCCGCCAACGGTACTACGCTCATCCGTTACCAGGTGCCGGCCAGCGCGCAGTCGGCGCAACTGCGGGTTGTGTCCATACTAGGCCAGGAAGTCTTTCAACAGGTAACGCTCGACCGAGGCGAAGGCGAAATCAGTGTTGAAGTCGGCCAGCTGCCGTCGGGCACCTACCTTTATCAGCTCATTGTCGACGGTCGAACGGTCGATACGAAAAAAATGATTCTGGCCCATTAA